A section of the Desulfomicrobium apsheronum genome encodes:
- a CDS encoding 4Fe-4S dicluster domain-containing protein, giving the protein MSKKKGQAKVTIYPDWCKGCGICAAFCPSKVLELWPDGKAHVVREEDCVNCGFCELHCPDFAISVTPREISRRKTDAFDASKGGPLDPSAGTDPGPEENVGTPNREDEHGDKKA; this is encoded by the coding sequence ATGTCCAAAAAGAAAGGTCAAGCAAAGGTGACGATTTATCCGGATTGGTGTAAGGGCTGCGGGATATGCGCGGCTTTTTGCCCGTCCAAGGTGCTCGAACTCTGGCCGGACGGCAAGGCACATGTGGTGCGTGAGGAAGACTGCGTGAATTGCGGATTCTGTGAGCTGCATTGCCCGGATTTCGCGATCTCCGTTACCCCCAGGGAGATCAGCCGCAGGAAGACCGACGCGTTTGATGCCTCCAAGGGCGGGCCTTTGGACCCGTCCGCAGGCACCGACCCGGGTCCGGAGGAAAATGTTGGAACACCTAACCGGGAAGACGAACATGGCGACAAAAAAGCGTAA
- the surE gene encoding 5'/3'-nucleotidase SurE, translated as MDILLTNDDGIRAVGLRALYGALIKAGHRVHVAAPMTEQSAVGHSVTLFSPLRVKQVEETGFSGLGISGTPADCVKLALSHLLPKRPDMIVSGINSGANVGVDVLYSGTVSAATEGALAGIPAMAVSVDDFHPEELSAQAEYAVRMLDGEFWSTFPRHCVLNLNFPAGPFENAKGLKVCSQTSSTYRDWYDERNDPRGNPYYWLCGVIPPENVEPESDRGYLSRGYITATPLTFDLTHAGYLDTLTRHLAKNE; from the coding sequence ATGGACATTCTTCTCACCAATGACGATGGAATCAGAGCAGTAGGACTGCGCGCCCTTTACGGCGCCTTGATCAAAGCCGGACACAGGGTGCACGTGGCTGCACCCATGACTGAGCAGAGCGCGGTGGGGCATTCGGTGACCCTGTTTTCTCCACTGAGGGTCAAGCAGGTGGAGGAAACAGGGTTTTCCGGCCTTGGCATTTCCGGCACACCGGCGGATTGCGTCAAGCTGGCTCTCAGCCACCTTTTGCCTAAACGACCGGACATGATCGTGTCGGGCATCAACTCGGGCGCCAACGTGGGCGTGGATGTGCTCTATTCGGGCACGGTGTCCGCGGCCACCGAAGGGGCCCTGGCGGGTATTCCGGCCATGGCCGTGTCCGTGGACGATTTTCATCCCGAAGAGCTGTCCGCCCAGGCCGAATACGCGGTACGGATGCTCGACGGGGAGTTCTGGTCCACCTTCCCCCGGCACTGCGTGCTGAATCTCAATTTTCCCGCCGGACCGTTTGAAAACGCCAAGGGGCTCAAGGTCTGCAGCCAGACTTCGTCCACCTACCGGGACTGGTACGACGAGCGAAACGACCCCCGGGGGAATCCCTATTACTGGCTGTGCGGGGTCATCCCGCCGGAAAATGTGGAACCCGAATCGGATCGGGGATATCTGAGCCGAGGTTACATAACCGCGACCCCGTTGACTTTTGATCTGACTCATGCCGGATATCTGGATACGTTGACCCGGCATCTGGCCAAGAACGAATAA
- a CDS encoding 2-oxoacid:acceptor oxidoreductase subunit alpha yields the protein MATKKRKKTEIFALGNEAVVEGALLAGCNFYAGYPITPSTEIAEVMSARLPLVKDGVFIQMEDEIASMGAIIGASLAGRKSMTATSGPGFSLMQENLGYACMTEVPLVVVNVMRGGPSTGLPTSPAQGDVQQARWGCHGDHPIIVLSASDVQECLEMTVVAFNFAEKYRTPVILLLDEITAHTREKISIPGPEDFEILARVTPAMPPEWYVSYEETMRGVPALPPLGSGYRFHVTGLTHDQNGFPTSKPDEVKALMHRQFRKIDQFFYDIQLFDEVNCEDAEVVVLAYGCVARSAELAVHMARERGVKAGLLKLKTLFPFPKTAVQALARQCKALIVPEMNMGQISREVKRVNNGLTHVITNNRVDGQIITPSEIFKNIMQA from the coding sequence ATGGCGACAAAAAAGCGTAAGAAAACGGAAATATTCGCACTCGGCAATGAAGCGGTGGTCGAGGGTGCGCTCCTGGCCGGTTGCAACTTCTATGCGGGTTACCCCATAACCCCGTCCACGGAAATCGCCGAGGTCATGTCCGCGCGGCTGCCTCTGGTCAAGGACGGGGTGTTCATCCAGATGGAGGACGAGATCGCCAGCATGGGCGCCATCATCGGCGCGTCCCTGGCCGGTCGCAAGTCCATGACCGCCACTTCCGGCCCGGGTTTTTCTCTCATGCAGGAGAACCTTGGCTATGCGTGCATGACCGAGGTGCCCCTGGTCGTGGTCAACGTCATGCGCGGGGGGCCCAGTACCGGCCTGCCGACCAGCCCGGCCCAGGGCGATGTGCAGCAGGCCCGCTGGGGCTGTCACGGGGATCATCCCATCATCGTCCTTTCGGCCAGCGACGTGCAGGAATGTCTGGAAATGACCGTCGTGGCCTTCAATTTCGCCGAAAAATACCGCACGCCCGTCATCCTGCTTCTCGACGAGATCACGGCCCACACCCGGGAAAAGATCTCCATTCCCGGCCCCGAGGATTTTGAGATCCTGGCCCGCGTGACCCCGGCCATGCCGCCAGAGTGGTATGTGTCCTACGAAGAGACCATGCGCGGGGTTCCGGCCCTGCCACCCCTTGGCTCCGGGTACCGCTTCCATGTCACGGGACTGACCCATGACCAGAACGGATTCCCGACCTCGAAGCCCGACGAGGTCAAGGCGCTGATGCACCGGCAGTTCCGCAAGATCGACCAGTTCTTCTACGACATCCAGCTTTTCGACGAGGTCAACTGCGAGGATGCGGAAGTGGTCGTTCTGGCGTACGGTTGCGTGGCCCGATCGGCGGAACTTGCCGTGCACATGGCCCGCGAACGCGGGGTCAAGGCCGGGCTCCTGAAGCTCAAGACCCTCTTCCCCTTCCCCAAGACTGCGGTGCAGGCCCTGGCGCGGCAATGCAAGGCGCTCATCGTGCCCGAGATGAACATGGGGCAGATCTCGCGCGAGGTGAAGCGGGTCAACAACGGCCTGACCCACGTCATTACCAACAACCGCGTTGACGGCCAGATCATCACTCCCTCGGAAATCTTCAAAAATATCATGCAGGCGTGA
- a CDS encoding 2-oxoacid:ferredoxin oxidoreductase subunit beta, whose amino-acid sequence MAQVTQLIHDYLRHNKKFPHVYCAGCGHGIVLGSLIRSVHRLGYAKDDVVLVAGIGCSGRMAVYVDFNTVHTTHGRALTFATGIKMANPALKVIVVMGDGDAMSIGGNHLIHAARRNIGLTALVLNNNIYGMTGGQASPTSPEGTVSATSPFGQLERSFDIVDMAMASGASYVARGTVLHANMLDGLISDALEKPGFNLVEILTPCHTQYGRKNKFKTVVDMYQWYKKNTVKLDRYAQLAPEEKPKFTPIGVFRDEMRQGLEVRYEELRNKLQEQRNA is encoded by the coding sequence ATGGCACAGGTAACACAACTCATTCACGACTATCTCAGGCATAACAAGAAGTTCCCCCATGTCTACTGCGCGGGCTGCGGCCACGGCATCGTGCTCGGCTCCCTCATCCGCAGCGTGCATCGCCTGGGCTACGCCAAGGACGATGTCGTGCTCGTGGCCGGCATCGGCTGCTCCGGGCGCATGGCCGTGTACGTGGACTTCAACACCGTGCACACCACTCACGGCCGGGCCCTGACCTTCGCCACGGGCATCAAGATGGCCAACCCGGCGCTCAAGGTCATCGTGGTCATGGGCGACGGCGACGCCATGTCCATCGGCGGCAACCATCTCATCCACGCCGCCAGGCGCAACATCGGGCTGACGGCGCTGGTGCTCAACAACAACATCTACGGCATGACCGGCGGCCAGGCCTCGCCGACCAGCCCCGAGGGGACCGTCTCCGCGACGTCTCCTTTCGGCCAGCTGGAACGCAGTTTCGACATCGTGGACATGGCCATGGCCAGCGGCGCCAGTTACGTGGCCCGCGGCACGGTCCTGCACGCCAACATGCTCGACGGCCTCATCTCGGACGCCCTGGAGAAACCGGGCTTCAATCTGGTTGAAATCCTGACGCCCTGCCATACCCAGTATGGCCGCAAAAACAAGTTCAAGACCGTGGTGGACATGTACCAGTGGTACAAGAAAAACACGGTCAAGCTTGACCGCTATGCTCAGCTCGCCCCGGAAGAGAAGCCAAAATTCACGCCCATCGGCGTGTTCAGGGACGAGATGCGGCAGGGTCTGGAAGTGCGTTATGAGGAACTGCGCAACAAGCTTCAGGAGCAGCGAAATGCCTAA
- a CDS encoding 2-oxoacid:acceptor oxidoreductase family protein — MPKQHELNRFEIRLSGTGGQGILTLGKIMGQVLAIDHGFYVTQTQSYGPEARGGASRADLVISSHRISYPKPVNLDMLVALSQEACNLYFRNLKPTGFLLVDTSLVTQTPSNIYWGLPFTNMARDRIGMPQTTNIICLGALSHFLPFMNFANVKKALASVLPAKILDVNVKALTLGHSQAKKLYPDAPEKWTFFSPMTMESEQ; from the coding sequence ATGCCTAAGCAGCACGAACTGAATCGATTTGAGATACGGCTTTCCGGCACGGGCGGCCAGGGCATCCTGACCCTGGGCAAGATCATGGGCCAGGTGCTGGCCATCGACCACGGCTTTTACGTCACGCAGACCCAAAGTTACGGCCCCGAGGCCCGGGGCGGAGCGAGCCGGGCCGATCTGGTCATAAGTTCACACAGAATCAGCTATCCAAAGCCCGTGAATCTTGACATGCTCGTGGCTCTCAGTCAGGAGGCCTGCAACCTGTATTTTCGCAACCTGAAGCCAACCGGCTTCCTGTTGGTCGATACATCGCTCGTGACGCAGACTCCTTCCAACATATACTGGGGGCTGCCGTTCACGAACATGGCCCGGGACAGGATCGGCATGCCTCAGACCACCAACATAATCTGCCTTGGGGCGCTGAGTCATTTTCTGCCGTTCATGAATTTCGCCAATGTGAAAAAGGCCCTGGCATCGGTCCTGCCGGCCAAGATCCTGGACGTGAACGTCAAGGCTCTGACCCTAGGGCACAGTCAGGCCAAGAAACTTTATCCGGACGCACCCGAAAAATGGACATTCTTCTCACCAATGACGATGGAATCAGAGCAGTAG
- the fba gene encoding class II fructose-1,6-bisphosphate aldolase has translation MPLTTPKEMFARGYAEGFAIGGFNVNNMEIIQGIMEAGNLEKSPLILQVSAGARRYAGQGYIIKLMEAALAENDLPVCLHLDHGQNFEICKEVIDGGFTSVMIDGSHLSFEENIALTKQVVAYAHDRGVWVEAELGQLAGVEDDVDVEHSVYTNPDQAAEFVGRTGCDSLAIAIGTSHGAYKFAGEAKLDFDRLEKIKALLPGYPIVLHGASSVPQEFVDMANQYGAKIAGAKGVPEDLLRKAAASAVCKINIDTDIRLAMTATIRKYLAENPSHFDPRQYLLVARDAVRDMVAHKIRNVLGSSNKI, from the coding sequence ATGCCCCTGACCACACCCAAGGAAATGTTTGCCCGAGGTTACGCCGAAGGTTTCGCCATCGGTGGTTTCAACGTGAACAACATGGAAATCATCCAGGGCATCATGGAGGCCGGAAACCTCGAAAAATCCCCCCTTATCCTGCAGGTTTCCGCCGGCGCCCGCCGCTATGCCGGGCAGGGGTACATCATCAAGCTCATGGAAGCCGCCCTGGCCGAGAATGATTTGCCGGTCTGTCTGCACCTCGACCATGGTCAGAATTTCGAGATCTGCAAGGAAGTCATCGACGGCGGTTTCACCTCCGTCATGATCGACGGTTCGCATCTGTCCTTCGAGGAAAATATTGCCCTGACCAAACAGGTCGTGGCCTACGCCCATGATCGCGGCGTGTGGGTCGAGGCGGAGCTTGGACAGTTGGCTGGCGTCGAGGACGACGTGGACGTGGAGCACAGCGTGTACACCAACCCTGACCAGGCCGCCGAGTTTGTCGGTCGCACGGGTTGCGACTCCCTGGCCATCGCCATCGGCACCAGTCACGGAGCCTACAAGTTCGCGGGCGAGGCCAAGCTCGACTTTGACCGCCTGGAGAAGATAAAGGCCCTCCTGCCCGGCTACCCCATCGTGCTGCACGGTGCGTCTTCCGTGCCCCAGGAATTTGTGGACATGGCCAACCAGTACGGCGCCAAGATTGCCGGTGCCAAGGGCGTGCCCGAAGATCTGCTGCGCAAGGCGGCCGCCTCGGCCGTGTGCAAGATCAACATCGACACGGATATCCGTCTGGCTATGACTGCCACCATCCGCAAGTACCTGGCCGAAAATCCGTCCCATTTCGATCCGCGTCAGTATCTGCTGGTGGCCAGGGATGCGGTGCGGGATATGGTTGCGCACAAGATCAGGAACGTTCTGGGTTCATCAAATAAAATTTAA